The following are encoded in a window of Pan troglodytes isolate AG18354 chromosome 4, NHGRI_mPanTro3-v2.0_pri, whole genome shotgun sequence genomic DNA:
- the SCGB3A2 gene encoding secretoglobin family 3A member 2 has protein sequence MKLVTIFLLVTISLCSYSATAFLINKVPLPVDKLAPLPLDNILPFMDPLKLLLKTLGISVEHLVEGLRKCVNELGPEASEAVKKLLEALSHLV, from the exons ATGAAGCTGGTAACTATCTTCCTGCTGGTGACCATCAGCCTTTGTAGTTACTCTG CTACCGCCTTCCTCATCAACAAAGTGCCCCTTCCTGTTGACAAGTTGGCACCTTTACCTCTGGACAACATTCTTCCCTTTATGGATCCATTAAAGCTTCTTCTGAAAACTCTGGGCATTTCTGTTGAGCACCTTGTGGAGGGGCTAAGGAAGTGTGTAAATGAGCTGGGACCAGAGGCTTCTGAAGCTGTGAAGAAACTGCTG GAGGCGCTATCACACTTGGTGTGA